One window of the Bos indicus x Bos taurus breed Angus x Brahman F1 hybrid chromosome 8, Bos_hybrid_MaternalHap_v2.0, whole genome shotgun sequence genome contains the following:
- the LOC113897114 gene encoding phosphoglycerate mutase 1-like, with protein MAAYKLVLIRHGESTWNLENRFSGWYDADLSPAGHEEAKRGRQALRDAGYEFDICFTSVQKRAIWTLWTVLDATDQMWLPVVRTWRLNERHYGGLTGLNKAETAAKHGEAQVKIWRCSYDVPPPPMEPDHPFYSNISKDHRYADLTEDQLPSCESLKDTIARALPFWNEEIVPQIKEGKRVLIVAHGNSLWCIVKHLEGLSEEAIMELNLPTGIPMVYELDKNLKPIKPMQFLRDEETMRKAIEAVAAQGKAKK; from the coding sequence ATGGCTGCCTACAAGCTGGTGCTGATCCGGCACGGTGAGAGCACATGGAACCTGGAGAACCGTTTCAGCGGCTGGTACGACGCGGACCTGAGCCCAGCCGGGCATGAGGAGGCGAAGCGAGGCAGGCAGGCGCTGAGAGATGCTGGCTATGAGTTTGACATCTGCTTCACCTCAGTGCAGAAGAGAGCAATCTGGACCCTCTGGACAGTGCTGGATGCCACTGACCAAATGTGGCTGCCAGTGGTGAGAACTTGGCGCCTTAATGAGCGACACTATGGGGGTCTGACTGGCCTCAATAAGGCAGAAACTGCTGCCAAGCATGGTGAGGCCCAGGTAAAGATCTGGAGGTGCTCCTATGATGTCCCGCCACCTCCCATGGAGCCCGACCATCCCTTCTATAGCAACATCAGTAAGGATCACAGGTACGCAGACCTCACTGAAGACCAGCTGCCCTCCTGTGAGAGTCTGAAGGACACAATTGCCAGAGCTCTGCCCTTTTGGAATGAAGAAATTGTCCCCCAGATCAAGGAGGGGAAAAGGGTACTAATTGTAGCCCATGGCAACAGCCTTTGGTGCATCGTCAAGCATCTGGAGGGTCTCTCTGAAGAGGCTATCATGGAGCTGAACCTGCCAACTGGCATTCCCATGGTCTATGAGTTGGACAAGAACTTGAAGCCCATCAAGCCCATGCAGTTCCTGAGGGATGAGGAGACCATGCGTAAAGCCATAGAGGCTGTGGCTGCCCAGGGCAAGGCCAAGAAGTGA